Proteins found in one Gammaproteobacteria bacterium genomic segment:
- the pdxA gene encoding 4-hydroxythreonine-4-phosphate dehydrogenase PdxA gives MSIKPLAITAGEPAGIGFDIILQSISNLSDCIVIADKHELSNRAQLLNIDIEVCNHVAKSANQIWVKHTPVAEKVNCGQLNPNNSRYVLNCLEEALRGINSKEYSAMVTAPLHKGIINDAGIPFTGHTEYLAERTHSDVVMLLVADKVRVALATTHLPLSKVPQAITPALLTKIITILDQDLKNKFGISSPRIGVCGLNPHAGEQGHLGTEEIEIIAPALNDIEQSGINVTGPFPADTIFTPKQLQLVDVVLAMYHDQGLPTLKHIGFGNAVNTTLGLPIIRTSVDHGTALDLAGSGKSDAGSLLAAIELARLQICNKI, from the coding sequence ATGAGTATTAAACCTCTCGCAATTACCGCCGGGGAGCCCGCCGGTATTGGATTTGATATAATTCTTCAATCAATATCAAATTTATCCGACTGTATAGTGATTGCAGATAAGCATGAACTTTCAAATCGAGCTCAACTTTTAAATATCGATATTGAAGTATGTAATCATGTAGCAAAATCTGCCAATCAAATTTGGGTTAAACATACTCCTGTTGCTGAAAAAGTTAATTGTGGCCAGCTCAATCCTAATAATTCTAGATATGTATTGAACTGTTTAGAGGAGGCACTTAGAGGAATAAATTCTAAAGAATATTCTGCGATGGTAACAGCGCCTTTACACAAGGGTATTATCAATGATGCTGGTATTCCATTCACAGGGCATACTGAATATCTTGCTGAACGCACCCACTCTGATGTGGTTATGTTATTAGTAGCTGATAAGGTCCGAGTAGCGTTAGCAACCACACACTTACCCTTATCAAAAGTGCCTCAGGCAATAACACCTGCACTACTAACTAAAATAATTACCATTCTAGATCAAGACTTAAAGAACAAGTTTGGCATAAGCAGTCCACGTATTGGAGTATGCGGACTTAACCCCCATGCTGGTGAACAAGGTCACTTAGGCACAGAAGAAATTGAAATTATAGCGCCCGCACTGAATGACATAGAGCAGTCTGGCATTAATGTCACTGGACCATTTCCTGCAGATACTATCTTTACTCCAAAACAGCTACAATTAGTTGATGTTGTATTAGCCATGTACCATGATCAGGGGCTTCCTACTCTGAAGCACATAGGATTTGGAAACGCAGTGAATACCACATTGGGTCTACCGATAATTCGCACCTCAGTAGATCACGGAACTGCGCTTGACCTTGCAGGATCTGGTAAAAGTGATGCAGGCAGTTTGTTAGCAGCAATTGAATTAGCACGCTTGCAAATTTGTAACAAGATTTAG